From a region of the Corallococcus coralloides DSM 2259 genome:
- a CDS encoding SCO family protein yields the protein MSVESPTTPSAPRSRPVRRSWVWAGIAVASLGFMGVAVHDMVKDRSQPPPRLGALPDFTFTRQDGQPFGLKQLRGHPFIANFIFTRCPTVCPVFTQKMARVQENTAKLGTDLQLVSFSVDPAYDTPERLAEYGTKYKADFTRWNFLTGDYATLKDTIVQGFKISMGREAGAPEDDLLSIFHGTHFVLVDGTGEIRGYYDSADPEATRKLETDAFHITREEG from the coding sequence ATGTCCGTCGAATCACCCACCACTCCGTCCGCCCCCCGCTCCCGTCCCGTCCGCCGCTCGTGGGTCTGGGCGGGCATCGCCGTGGCGTCGCTCGGCTTCATGGGGGTGGCGGTCCACGACATGGTGAAGGACCGCTCCCAGCCGCCGCCCCGCCTGGGCGCGCTGCCGGACTTCACCTTCACGCGGCAGGACGGACAGCCCTTCGGGTTGAAGCAGCTCCGCGGCCACCCGTTCATCGCCAACTTCATCTTCACCCGCTGCCCCACCGTCTGCCCTGTCTTCACGCAGAAGATGGCGCGCGTGCAGGAGAACACCGCGAAGCTGGGGACGGATCTCCAGCTGGTGTCCTTCTCCGTGGATCCGGCCTACGACACCCCGGAGCGGCTGGCCGAGTACGGGACGAAGTACAAGGCGGACTTCACCCGCTGGAACTTCCTCACCGGCGACTACGCCACCCTCAAGGACACCATCGTCCAGGGTTTCAAGATCAGCATGGGCCGCGAGGCCGGCGCCCCCGAGGACGACCTGCTCTCCATCTTCCACGGCACCCACTTCGTGCTGGTGGACGGCACCGGGGAGATCCGCGGCTACTACGACAGCGCGGACCCCGAGGCGACCCGGAAGCTGGAGACCGACGCCTTCCACATCACCCGCGAAGAGGGCTGA
- a CDS encoding cytochrome c oxidase subunit II has product MAESPALSPSSASDVAPPDAQAPLAVPPARGAWSLAPPENASATGDRIDALLATSHGFDVALAAVMLGWMLLAVVRFRGARKVAPDGGTRRSRAWVLGLAVGVFGVVDGTLFLGSQGYLDDVLWNFRVPTEDPRTVRIQINAHQWSWEARYAGSDGAFGTKDDVVTWNDLRVPADVPVWVQLVSTDVVHGFALPAFRVKLDAIPGRVNQTWFQAAREGAWEVACYQHCGTSHYRMRGMLTALSPEAYAAWLREASLKAVHAYDPDDMAAHWGWVWRTP; this is encoded by the coding sequence ATGGCGGAGTCCCCGGCGTTGTCCCCGTCGTCCGCGAGCGACGTCGCTCCGCCGGATGCGCAGGCGCCCCTGGCGGTGCCGCCCGCGCGTGGCGCCTGGAGCCTGGCGCCGCCGGAGAACGCGAGCGCGACGGGCGACCGCATCGACGCGCTGCTGGCCACGAGCCATGGCTTCGACGTGGCGCTGGCGGCGGTGATGCTCGGGTGGATGTTGCTGGCGGTGGTGCGCTTCCGGGGCGCCCGGAAGGTGGCGCCGGACGGAGGCACGCGGCGCTCGCGGGCGTGGGTGCTGGGGCTGGCCGTGGGCGTGTTCGGCGTGGTGGACGGGACGCTGTTCCTGGGCTCCCAGGGCTACCTGGACGACGTGCTCTGGAACTTCCGCGTCCCCACGGAGGATCCGCGCACGGTGCGCATCCAGATCAACGCGCACCAGTGGTCGTGGGAGGCGCGGTACGCGGGCTCGGACGGGGCCTTCGGCACGAAGGACGACGTGGTGACGTGGAACGACCTGCGCGTGCCGGCGGACGTGCCCGTCTGGGTGCAGCTGGTCTCCACGGACGTGGTGCACGGGTTCGCGCTGCCGGCCTTCCGCGTGAAGCTGGACGCCATCCCGGGCCGCGTGAACCAGACGTGGTTCCAGGCCGCTCGCGAGGGCGCGTGGGAGGTGGCCTGCTACCAGCACTGCGGCACCAGCCACTACCGGATGCGCGGCATGCTGACGGCGCTGTCCCCGGAGGCGTACGCGGCGTGGCTGCGCGAGGCGAGCCTCAAGGCGGTGCACGCCTACGACCCGGATGACATGGCGGCCCACTGGGGCTGGGTGTGGAGGACGCCATGA
- a CDS encoding Fis family transcriptional regulator, with protein MALRGYREEDLVSNRASLLIHGGTEDERRAWAEEAARNFGVPLTEVRQAQELAGALRQPNGVVFIADAGKLPLDAQGLILRCLQMQEERPKVVVGVSGTAMAALTRGTLREDLHYRLHQAQVDLQTDGLRDALKRRWAQQAEALAVRAAALKAAEEKERAAAAARRPGSVTRILPKRKAAAPVRKGTPRNAVR; from the coding sequence GTGGCTCTTCGCGGTTATCGAGAAGAGGACCTCGTCTCCAACCGTGCGTCGCTGCTCATCCACGGAGGCACCGAGGATGAGCGCAGGGCCTGGGCGGAGGAAGCCGCGCGCAACTTCGGCGTCCCGCTCACGGAGGTGCGCCAGGCCCAGGAGCTGGCCGGAGCGCTCCGTCAGCCCAACGGCGTGGTGTTCATCGCGGACGCGGGGAAGCTGCCGCTGGACGCCCAGGGCCTCATCCTGCGCTGCCTTCAGATGCAGGAGGAGCGGCCCAAGGTGGTGGTGGGCGTGTCCGGCACGGCGATGGCGGCCCTCACCCGGGGCACGCTGCGCGAGGACCTGCACTACCGGCTCCACCAGGCGCAGGTGGACCTGCAGACGGACGGCCTGCGGGACGCGCTCAAGCGCCGCTGGGCGCAGCAGGCGGAAGCCCTGGCCGTGCGCGCCGCGGCGCTGAAGGCCGCCGAGGAGAAGGAGCGCGCCGCCGCCGCGGCCCGCCGCCCCGGCTCCGTCACCCGCATCCTGCCCAAGCGCAAGGCCGCGGCCCCCGTGCGCAAGGGCACGCCCCGCAACGCGGTCCGCTGA
- a CDS encoding universal stress protein: MAIICATNLSADAAHAATVAATLAGRLGEPLLLLGVDDEVPDAEAPDALSAAEGGLAAEAARLRAFAGRVEPRMQRGSSVETLLGDEECRSARLVVVAAEGWRTSPWRKTSLAERLARHGCAPVLAVRRDSALLDWARGRRRLLVLVGVDPRSSTSDAAITFLRELRRVGGCDVLAAYVCSPLEERERLGIHTPVHVERLDARERTMEGLEPLVERVLHREVRERLGDLEGEGSVEVVLEPGYGRPADHLLHVAHARSAELTVVGMHLRGGVQRLWHGSVSEGVLRHAERSVACIPPGAREPRRLPPPRSALVPVDFTLASGQAIAQACSLVGPGGRVHLLHVHRLRGRERGPRDFHGVLPEPNGERDRVLKRLWAQVPGDTVAQAVHWSVEGVSGDDVAIAICQATEREGVDLVCVGTSAHREVVPDVLEEAVARELVLRCRRPVMVVPSI, translated from the coding sequence ATGGCCATCATCTGCGCAACCAACCTGTCCGCCGACGCCGCGCACGCGGCCACCGTCGCGGCGACGCTCGCCGGCCGCCTGGGAGAGCCCCTGCTGCTCCTGGGGGTGGATGACGAAGTGCCGGACGCGGAGGCTCCGGACGCCCTGTCCGCCGCGGAGGGAGGCCTGGCCGCGGAGGCCGCGCGCCTGAGGGCGTTCGCGGGCAGGGTGGAGCCGCGCATGCAGCGGGGCTCCTCCGTGGAGACGCTGCTGGGGGACGAGGAGTGCCGCAGCGCCCGGCTGGTGGTGGTGGCCGCCGAGGGCTGGCGCACGTCCCCCTGGCGCAAGACGTCCCTGGCGGAGCGCCTGGCCCGCCACGGCTGCGCCCCGGTGCTGGCGGTGCGCCGGGACTCGGCGCTCCTGGACTGGGCCCGCGGCCGGCGCCGGCTGCTGGTGCTGGTGGGGGTGGACCCCCGCTCCTCCACCTCCGACGCGGCCATCACCTTCCTGCGGGAGCTGCGGCGCGTGGGCGGATGCGACGTGCTGGCCGCGTACGTGTGCTCGCCGCTGGAGGAGCGCGAGCGGCTGGGCATCCACACCCCCGTGCACGTGGAGCGGCTGGACGCGCGGGAGCGCACCATGGAGGGGCTGGAGCCGCTGGTGGAGCGCGTGCTCCATCGCGAGGTGCGCGAGCGCCTGGGCGACCTGGAGGGCGAGGGCAGCGTGGAGGTGGTGCTGGAGCCCGGCTATGGCCGCCCGGCGGACCACCTGCTGCACGTGGCCCATGCGCGCAGCGCGGAGCTGACGGTGGTGGGCATGCACCTGCGCGGCGGCGTGCAGCGGCTGTGGCACGGCTCCGTGTCGGAAGGGGTGCTGCGCCACGCGGAGCGCTCCGTGGCGTGCATCCCGCCCGGAGCGCGCGAGCCGCGCCGGCTTCCTCCGCCCCGGAGCGCGCTGGTGCCGGTGGACTTCACGCTGGCCTCCGGACAGGCCATCGCGCAGGCGTGCTCGCTGGTGGGGCCGGGCGGCCGCGTGCACCTCCTGCACGTGCACCGGCTCCGGGGCCGCGAGCGGGGCCCCCGGGACTTCCACGGCGTGCTCCCGGAGCCCAACGGTGAGCGGGACCGGGTGCTGAAGCGGCTCTGGGCGCAGGTGCCCGGGGACACGGTCGCGCAGGCGGTGCACTGGAGCGTGGAGGGCGTCAGCGGGGACGACGTCGCCATCGCCATCTGCCAGGCCACGGAGCGCGAGGGCGTGGACCTGGTCTGCGTGGGCACGTCCGCCCATCGCGAGGTGGTCCCGGACGTGCTGGAGGAGGCGGTGGCGCGCGAGCTGGTGCTGCGCTGCCGCCGGCCCGTGATGGTGGTGCCTTCCATTTGA